Below is a genomic region from Cloeon dipterum chromosome 2, ieCloDipt1.1, whole genome shotgun sequence.
CGAGTTGTTTGTATGTAGGAGGTTTGTGTCGTTTGTGATCTGTGTGATTCTGTGTTTCGTGTCCGCCCCTTTAATCTCCCAGCTGGGAATCACTGCGTCACCTTGCGGAGCTATTGCAAACTAAAATAAAGTCAAGATCGAAGATTCTTTAAGGTACGCAATAGGGTGAGCAATATGCcgcgctttttaattttgtaaatcattcattcaaagttttaaaactcGCGGGAGCTTAAGAATCTTTCTAGTCTCTTCCCCTTGAGTTTAAGGACTCCCACACATATGAAAGACATTAGTCGTGGCTTTCTCCACAGTCCTATAATATCTCTTCaaccaaatttattgaaacacaCGGAAAGTGCACTGTCGACGCAATTTTCATACGTCGGATGGCTCAAATACCGGTCACCTTGGCGTTGTTTCTTTGGCATTTGAGGAATGTTTGTGTCCTGTAGAGCGTGCTGAACATAACCAATCAAGGTATTTTGTTCACTCGTGACAGTTCAGATTGTTAGTGGAATTCTAAAACACTTTTTCTTGCACTTCAGGCGACAGAGTAGTACAAGTAAATCACTTGATAAGGGAGCTCTAGAGACGCCTCCGTGATGGACATCGCTAAGTCAATATTTGGGCCAAAGGTACCTGATGGCTACGCCGGAAGAGATGACTACAACGTAAGCATGATCTTTTTACGTATGTATCTATATATTTTCCTTCCAACTTATGTGAGCATAAGAGAAACTTAAACTCGAAACCCCACAATCCATAAATCAACTAAGTCATTATTGGACATCCacaaagtgaaataaaattaacgtgTCGGTGGTCGAGCAACTTTGGCGATTTTACCCTGAAGACACAAAAAGCAGTGGAAGGGAGCGAGAAGCATGATAAGCTGATCGCCGGGAGAGCAGCAAAGCAAACGCAGCTGTCCGCGGAGAGAGCTGATGTTGGATTAAATTCTGCAGGCTGGAGAGGCTTGCTAGACGCACGATGCGGGCCAGGCCGTTGCTGAGCGGCCGCTGTTTGGCCGGCTGCGTGGCCGCCACGCTGGTCACCGCCCTGCTGCTGGCGCTGAGCCCCATCTCGTCGCCCTCGGACTGTGCCTGCCCTCGAGTGGACGCCCTCAGCGTCAAAGCCCCAACGACGCCTGACGGACGCTTGGCGGTGCTGGTGCCCTTCCGAGACCGATTTGACGAGCTGATCGAGTTCGTGCCGCACATGCACAGCTTCCTGCGCCACCAGGGCCTCGATTTTGAGATCTTCGTGCTGAATCAGGTGGACCAATTCCGCTTCAACCGCGCCAGCCTGATAAACGCCGGCTTCAAGATGGTGCGCCGCTATTATGACTACATTGCTATGCACGACGTCGACCTGCTGCCGCTCAACCACAACCTATCCTACGCCAAACCGCAAAACGGCAGACCCTTCCACGTCGCAGCCCCGGAACTGCACCCAAGGTAGCCCTTGGCCTGCTGAAGGTTCAcgcttattttttttgcaaaattgagtcCTCTGTTTCACGCCGTATAGAAAATTGTCAATATCATGGGTTCAAATCAATGCCTCTTGGATTTTTCTATATCTATGATGACTTTGAGTAATGactaatataattatgtatagTTAGAATGCAGGTCTTTTTgttattgtaatattttatggctttttaaaaaatccatggGATTATGTGCTCATTTTTCTCGCACTGTTAAGGCATGAGTGTTTAAAGGCAACGGTAAATACTTTAGCATTTAGGGGATCTGTTGCTGGCGGCTAAAAAGTcaaagatggcaaaaggtggttaattgaGTTATTCATGGACAACTGTCTGGCGTTTCTTTAAAAGGTCTCTGGGGGGAGGGGGTTAATTGGGACCCCCGGTAAGCCCATGtaatgtgctgagcagaggtttaagaaaagttataaaatattcaacttaCAAAAATGTGCTGATTGAAACCAGtcggatattttaaattgaataccAACCTTTTAAAACGCGTCacaatttgagcaaaatagCAAGTTACTTTTGCAttataatcaataaaaacaattaatttgaccAAGTTGAAAGTAAACCCAAAACCAAGAACTGACAAATtagtttatattaattaattgccagTGGATTTACAACTGAATAAtgctttttacattttaaatttttgatcagtTTCTGTAGCTAAAATTACAAACCAGTAGgttcaatttctttttaaattttgcaaaaaaaacagcGTGGAAGCAGGGACAGGCGATTTTCTAACTAACAAACCAAATGTAGGTACCACTACCCGACATTCGTGGGAGGCATCCTGCTCATCACGACGCACGACTTTGAGCTGGTAAATGGCATGAGCAACAAATACTGGGGCTGGGGCCTCGAGGACGACGAATTCTACGTTCGAATGCGCGACGCGCGTTTTAACGTGACCCGCCCGACAAACGTGGCGACCAACTCAAGCAACACCTTCTGGCATAACCACGACCGCGGGCGACGGAAACGTGATTTCGCAAAGTGCTACCATCAGAAGGAGGTGACGCGTCGCAGGGACCGCTATACGGGTCTCAAGGACGTCAAGTACCAGGTGCTGGCCACGCACCACCTCAAGATTGACAATCTGCCCTTCACGCTGCTCAATATTAATCTCGAGTGTGACAAAGTGCTGACTCCGTGGTGCGAGTGCGACGAGCCCAAGGCGGCACTGGTTGATGACAAGAAAAAGCGGAATAAAAAGCCCTGATCTCGGCTTGATTTGAGCCGCCGCCCCCGAATAGACTTGCTAGCTCTTTCGTTTAGAAATTTTCCATAAGTTGGAAGAAGAAGgctagaaaattaatatttaaacctTTTGAAGGCCACTTAAACCACTTCTAAATATCAAATATGAATTTGATTAATTCGTGCCATTGCTGAAAGGAAtttgcgaaaaaataaaatttcaaaatgctttGCTCCTTACTTTAACATGGCTGTAATTTTCAtcgattaataaaatttatagaaataaacaataatttaaacgatGTAACGAGTCGTCTATTATTATACATTGACTTTAAAACCAGTGGACATTGCATGCACCAGTCTGACATTGCGACACAAAGTAGAACTGAGTGataattttacaggaaaaagTGGAGACGGCGGTTTCAGACGAGGAGGACAGCAGCGAGCTGGGCGGCTGCCCGGCAGATGCACCTGAGGGGATCAACGCGTTGTCCGAAGGGGTCATCCCGACCCCCGGAGGCCCCTTCTCTGCTCTCACGTCGTCCATGTGGCCGCAGGACCTACTGAGCCAGCTGGGCCAGCCGGACGACCCAAACTCGCAGCCTGACTACTATGACGAGTTCGGCTTCAAGGTGGAGGAAGAGGACGGGCCAGAGCCGAGCTCAAATCAGCTGCTCGGCATTCCATTTGTAGAGGACCCGCAACACAAGCTACAGTGGTTGGCGCACCTCCAGTTCAGTCACAACAGGGAGGCAGTCAGCGATCTCACTTGGGATACTGTCGACGTCCGGCTACAGCGCACCGACCGCCTCAAAGAAATGGTGAGGCATGGAATCCCTCACTCGCTGAGGGCGCAGCTTTGGATGAGACTGTCAGGTTAGAAAagcattaatataaaattattgtggTACTAGAAATAAACATTACCAATGGCaccgagaaaataaaaattaatataatacaaaaaCTAATGGCCTacagaaactaaaaaaatgtaatccaCGCATGATTAAGTTTtcctgaaataatattaattttgaaggcaAATATATTGAGAGAAATGGTACTGTGCAGGAGCTCTTCAAAAGAAATTGGCATCTGAAACAAGCTACAAAGATGTGGTCAAGGCTTCAAGCAACGACACGCTGATGACCTCTAAGCAAATTGAGAAAGACTTACTACGCACAATGCCTACCAACGCCTGCTTCAGCCGCAACGACAGCACAGGCATCGCCAGACTTAGGCGGATTCTGAGGGGGCTTGCTTGGCTCTATCCTGACATTGGGTGAGGCCCTCAGATGAAGTTgggttaaaacaaaaattaatttcactccTCCGCAGGTATTGTCAGGGTACGGGAATGATTGCCGCGTCTCTTCTCCTTCTCATGGAGGAGGAGGACGCCTTTTGGATGATGTGCACCATTGTGGAGGACCTCCTGCCCGCGTCCT
It encodes:
- the beta4GalT7 gene encoding beta-1,4-galactosyltransferase 7 — translated: MATPEEMTTTLERLARRTMRARPLLSGRCLAGCVAATLVTALLLALSPISSPSDCACPRVDALSVKAPTTPDGRLAVLVPFRDRFDELIEFVPHMHSFLRHQGLDFEIFVLNQVDQFRFNRASLINAGFKMVRRYYDYIAMHDVDLLPLNHNLSYAKPQNGRPFHVAAPELHPRYHYPTFVGGILLITTHDFELVNGMSNKYWGWGLEDDEFYVRMRDARFNVTRPTNVATNSSNTFWHNHDRGRRKRDFAKCYHQKEVTRRRDRYTGLKDVKYQVLATHHLKIDNLPFTLLNINLECDKVLTPWCECDEPKAALVDDKKKRNKKP